The genomic interval CTCAGTACTAAATATTAGGCTTCTTTAGTTCCGCCCCCGCCCGGTCCAGTTACACAACCTTGACGCATTGCTGCTTCATTTCGTTTAACTTCTTTGATTTCGATGTTAACTTTACTCATACATACACCCCCTTTGTGTATAAATGTAACTTAATAATAACAAAACAATTAAAATATTCAAACTATTGTGTTAAAAAAGAGTTGATGGTATATTACTAAGAAAGAAGGTGAAGTTTATGTTTAAGAAGTCGATTGCAAAAGATCTATCAGAAATTTTAAAAGGTCAGATGACTTTTGAAGAAATATATAATATTCTCGAACACCCAACTAATGAGAATTATGGTGAATATTCGTTTCCGACTTTTCAACTTGCTAAAATTTATAAAAAATCTCCAAATTTGATTGCTAACAGTATCAAAGGGAAGTTTGATAATGAATATATTCATAAAGCAGAGGTTGTAAATGGTTTTCTTAATTTTTTTTTAGACAGACAATCCAGTTCACAAAAGATAATTGAGTGTTTCAACGAAAATGCTTTAAAAAATAATAAACTATTAAGTGCAGAGAAAATAGTCATAGATTATTCAAGCCCTAATATAGCGAAACCTTTTTCTATGGGTCATTTGAGAGCTACGGTTATTGGAGATAGTATCGCTAAAATACTTGAAGCAAATGGAGCTAAAGTTATTAGAATAAATCATTTGGGAGATTGGGGAACCCAATTCGGCAAGTTAATAGTTGCTTATAAAAAATGGGGGGAACAAAAAAGAGTTGAAAATAACCCTATACTTGAGCTTTTTCATTTGTATACAAAGTTTCATGAAATTAGTAAAGATAATCCACATATTGATTTAGAAGCCAGAGAAGCTTTCAAACTTTTAGAAAGCGGACATAGTGAATACGAACATTTATGGTCATGGTTTCGCAATGTTTCTATGGAATCTTTTAATGCTTTATACAAGCTTTTGGATATCAACTTTGATTATATTCAAGGAGAATCTTTTTATAATGAAAGATTAAAAGAAACTATAAAATTATTAGAAGAAAGAGAATTATTAACTCGAGATGATGGTGCTTATATTGTAGATTTAGACGATTTACCACCTGCACTGATTAAAAAAAGAGATGGGGCATCTCTATATATCACGAGAGATTTATCAGCTGTTTTGTATCGTATCGAAACCTTTAATCCTACACGTATACTATATGTAGTAGGCCAAGAACAATCTATTCATTTCAAGCAACTAGACAAACTTACTAGATTATTGGAATTAACGCCAGTCATAGAGCATATTCCTTTTGGTTTGATTTTAAAAGATGGTAAAAAAATGTCCACAAGACAGGGCAAGGTACTACTACTTGAAGACATTATTGCAGAAGTAGAGGAAGCCGTTCTAAGGACTTTAGAAAAGAAAAAGTCGAACTTAAGGAATAAAAAAGAAATTGCCAAAGAAATTGCTATTGCTTCTATCAAGTTTCACGATCTGAAAAATGATCGCCTTAGTAGCTACGATTTGAAAATTGATGAGATGTTGGCTTTTGAAGGGGACACTGCATTGTACATAATGTATACTTATGCAAGGATTCAATCTATCTTAGGAAGAACCAAATACTCTGATGATTTTAAGGGGGATTTTCAGTTTGAGGAAAGTATGTGGCCTATTTTAAAACATTTAAAATCCTATAATGAAGTTTTGGAATTATCTGCTATAAACTATACTCCATCTTCAATATGTAGATATTCTTTACAGTTATGTCGTCTTTTTAATAGGTATTATAATATTGAAAGAATATTAGAAAGTACAAACGAAAAGTCAAAAATAACTTTATTAAAAATAGTTTCCAAAAACATTGAAGATTCCATGGAGTTACTAGGTATAAATTTAGTGAAAGAAATATAGATATATTAATTTAAAATATAATTACATTAATATTATCGGTCAAGAATTTTACGGGTTCTTTGACAAATGTGATTGATGAGCAAAAACATAGAGATTAAGTGACATAAAGTTGCTTAATCTCTTTTTTTAGAAGTGCTATAAAAATATTCCTACATAAAATGATATGACTACATAAATGATCAAAATTTTTATAAACAAAAAAATTCGATGTATAAGTATCACCATAATTTTATGAGCACATCGTTGGCAAGAGATCCTCATCAATCTTTTGGAGGAAGAAAAGCAATATTGTTAAAAATAAATGCACCTAAAGGAACAAAAGTTTTGAATGTTTTAGTATGTAAATGGCGGTTATAAAATGTAGGAAAATGGCAGAATGAAAATATTGTTTTTTCTACATTTTTTATTGTGGTGCGCCTGGCATGGGTAACATCTAGACGGTGAAAGTCCGTTACAGGCTTGGTAGTAGGAACTGTTAGCGAAAGACAAGGGTGTCCATTGCGAAGTGGAATCTGAAGGTTTTGACTTTATCATCAATAGCTAAGTTATGTATAGCGTATGATAGTTCGATATTTTCTCTAATAGTTAAATATTCTTGACCTTCCCCATATTTGTAAGAAAAAAATATTTATTTTTTCTTTATGCTAAGAGGCTATCATAACTTCCAATTTAAAAGATTAAATATGCCTAACTGATGGATAATCGTTCCTAACTATTTATTAAAAATTTTAATTCTGATCAAATTATTATATTATATACTAATTGTAAACTTTAAAAGCCATAACTATCAAAATGTTTGAAATACAGAAAATCTTTGCTCATAAATATTTACTTCACTATTACCCTATTTTTTCATTTCCGTCTACACAAACTGTATTCAACATCTTTAACCGTTTTCACGCGCACAACAAAGCTAGGGAATCCTACTAGTGAATTAGGCATTTCCCTAATATCTTCCATATGTGAATAAATGTACAATCAGTGTGATAGGGCGTGCTATGCGAAAAAGGAGGATATCTATGGCTAAATTTGGAATGCAATTTTTTAAACCGACTGAAAAATTTAATGGCAATTGGTCAGTATTAGAACATAAAAGCCGTGAATGGGAAAAGATGTATCGTGAAAGATGGAGTCATGACAAAGTGGTTCGTACGACACATGGCGTCAACTGTACGGGGTCATGCTCATGGAAAGTATTTGTGAAAAACGGTGTCATTACTTGGGAAAATCAACAAATCGACTATCCGAGTTGTGGGCCGGATATGCCGGAGTTTGAACCGCGTGGCTGTCCGCGTGGGGCGTCGTTTTCTTGGTATGAATATAGCCCGTTACGCATTAAATACCCATATGTCAGAGGTAAACTTTGGGATTTATGGACGGCAGCTTTAGAGGAACATCAGGATCCTATTAAAGCATGGGCGTCTATTGTAGAAGATGAAGAAAAAGCAAAAATTTATAAATCTGCACGTGGTAAAGGGGGACATGTCCGTACAAATTGGAAAGATGTGTCTCAACTCATCTCAGCACAGCTCATTTATACGATTAAAAAAGATGGTCCAGACCGTATTGCTGGTTTCACGCCAATTCCAGCGATGTCGATGATCAGTTATGCTGCGGGTGCGCGTTTTATTTCGTTGCTCGGTGGGGAGATGTTGAGTTTCTATGATTGGTATGCGGATTTACCACCAGCGTCGCCACAAATTTGGGGTGAACAAACAGACGTGCCGGAATCAAGTGACTGGTACAATTCGTCTTATATTATGATGTGGGGCTCAAACGTACCGCTCACACGTACACCGGATGCACACTTTATGACGGAAGTACGTTATAAAGGTGCAAAAGTTGTGTCTGTTGCGCCGGATTACGCTGAAAATGTGAAGTTTGCGGACAATTGGTTGGCACCAAATCCAGGTACAGATGCGGCGATTGCACAAGCGATGACACACGTCATTTTACAAAAGTTTTATGAAGATGAGCCGTCAGAAATGTTCATCAATTATGCGAAACAATATTCAGATATGCCATTTATCCTGCGTCTCGATCAAGATGACAATGGCTTTAAAGCAGGTCGCTTCTTACGTTCAAGTGATTTAGGACAAACATCTGAAAACAGCGAATGGAAGCCGATGATCATCGACCGTTTAACAGATTCGCTACAAGTGCCAAACGGAACAATGGGTCAACGTTGGGAAGAAGGCAAACAGTGGAATTTGAAGTTGGAAAATGAAGCGGGCGAGAAGATTGATCCAGCGATGACTGTGGTTGACGGTGACTATGAATTGGTTACGATGCAGTTCCCTTACTTTGATAATGATGGCAATGGTGTCTTCAAACGTGTCATTCCAGTGCGTCACGTGACATTGGCAGATGGTGAAACGGCCTACGTAACGACAGTGTATGACTTGATGGCGAGCCAATACGGTGTGAAACGTTTCAATCATGAATTAGAAGCAAAAGGTTTTGATGATGCAACGTCGTTCTACACACCAGCGTGGCAAGAAAAGATTACAGGTGTGAAAGCGAGCACTGTGACGCAAGTCGCGATGGAATTTGCACAAAATGCGATAGATACAGGTGGTCGCTCAATGATTATTATGGGTGCGGGTATCAATCACTGGTTCAACTCTGATACGATTTATCGCTCTATCCTAAATTTAGTCATTTTATGCGGATGTCAAGGTGTGAATGGCGGGGGCTGGGCGCACTATGTCGGACAAGAGAAATGTCGACCAATTGAAGGTTGGAGTACGATTGCCTTTGCGAAAGATTGGCAAGGTCCACCACGTTTACAAAACGGGACAAGTTGGTTCTATTTTGCGACAGATCAATGGAAATATGAAGAGTCTGGTGTCGACCGATTAGCGTCTCCATTAGCTGAAAACATTCAATTACAACACCCTGCAGATTATAACGTGTTAGCGGCGCGTAATGGTTGGTTACCATCATATCCACAATTTGATCGCAACAGTTTACTTTGGGGTGAAGAAGCACGTGATGCTGGTGAGTTTACGAATGAAGCCATTTTGAACCGTGCGGTTGACGATGTGAAATCACGCCGTACACGTTTTGCGGTTGAAAATCCAGACTTACGTAAAAACCATCCGAAGTCACTTTTCGTATGGCGTTCGAATTTGATTTCAAGTTCTGCTAAAGGTCAAGAGTATTTTATGAAGCATTTACTCGGTACGAAATCGGCACTTATGGCGGAACCGAATGAAACAGACAAGCCATCAGAAATTGAGTGGGGTGAAGATACAGTCGGAAAACTCGACTTACTCGTGTCATTAGATTTCCGTATGACAGCGACACCACTTTATTCGGATATCGTATTACCGGCAGCAACATGGTATGAAAAACATGACATTTCATCAACGGATATGCATCCATTCGTTCATCCGTTCAACCCAGCGATTGACCCGTTATGGGAATCACGTTCAGACTGGGATATTTTCAAAACGTTGAGCCGTACTTTTTCAGATATGGCACGCGTGCACTTAACAGGGACTTATAAAGACGTTGTGACTGCACCACTTGCGCACGATTCAAAACAAGAAATTTCACTCGCATATGGTGAAGTGAAAGACTGGACAAAAGGTGAAGTCGAAGCTGTACCAGGAAAAACAATGCCAGCATTTGCCATCGTTGATCGTACGTATACAGATGTGTATGACAAGTTCATCTCAGTTGGCCCATTACTTGAAAACGGTAAAGTAGGTGCGCATGGTGTCAGCTTCTCTGTCAAAGACCAATACGATGAATTGCGCAGTATGGTCGGGACTTGGGAAGATGATACGGTAAAAAATAATAAACCGCGTATTGATACCGCACGTAAAGTGGCAGATGTTATTTTGAACGTGTCTTCTGCTACAAACGGTCGCGTATCTCAAAAGTCATATGAAGATTTGGAAGCACAAACAGGTATGCCGTTGAAAGACATTTCTTCTGAGCGTGCATCGGAAAAAATCTCGTTCTTGAACATTACATCTCAACCGCGTGAAGTCATACCGACAGCGGTGTTCCCAGGTTCAAACAAACAAGGCCGTCGCTATTCACCATTTACGACAAATATTGAACGACTTGTGCCATTTAGAACGTTAACGGGACGCCAAAGTTTCTACATCGATCATGAAGTGTTCCAACAATTTGGTGAAGCACTGCCAGTTTATAAACCGACATTACCACCAATGGTCTTCGGTACAAAAGATAAACCTGTGAAAGGTGGCGTGGATGCACTTGTATTACGCTATTTAACACCACACGGAAAATGGAATATCCACTCCACATACCAAGATAACCAACATATGTTGACGTTATTCCGTGGTGGGCCAACTGTATGGATTTCAAATGAAGATGCAGCAGCACACGATATCCAAGACAATGATTGGTTAGAAGTATACAACCGTAATGGTGTCGTGACTGCACGTGCTGTCGTGTCGCATCGTATGCCACGAGGAACGATGTTTATGTATCACGCGCAAGATAAACATATCGAAACACCTGGATCAGATATTTCAGGTACACGTGGTGGCTCTCATAATGCGCCGACTCGAATTCATTTAAAACCGACACAATTGATGGGCGGTTATGCACAAATCAGTTATTCATTTAATTACTATGGACCAATTGGAAATCAGCGTGATGTGTATGTCGCTGTAAGAAAGATGAAAGAGGTGGATTGGCTTGAAGATTAAAGCACAAGTCGCAATGGTATTGAATTTAGATAAATGTATCGGCTGTCATACATGTAGTGTGACATGTAAAAGTACTTGGACCAATCGACCAGGCGCTGAATATATGTGGTTCAATAACGTCGAAACGAAACCAGGTATTGGTTATCCAAAACGTTGGGAAGACCAAGAAACATATAAAGGCGGATGGGTGTTAAACAAAAAAGGGAAATTAGAGCTGAAATCAGGGACACGTTTAAACAAAATTGCATTAGGTAAAATTTTCTACAACCCGGATATGCCGGTCATTCAAGATTATTATGAGCCTTGGACATACAACTACGAACATCTGACAAAAGCGAAACCAAGCAAACATACACCTGTAGCCAAAGCACATTCGGTGATGACAGGCCAACGTATGGATTTGGATTGGGGGCCAAACTGGGAAGACGACTTAGCGGGCGGTCATATGACTGGCCCGCAAGACCCTAACATTCAAAAAATTGAAGAAGAGATTAAATTCAACTTTGACCAAACATTTATGATGTATTTGCCACGTCTTTGTGAACACTGTTTAAATCCAAGTTGTGTGGCATCATGTCCGTCTGGCGCAATGTACAAACGTGACGAAGATGGTATCGTCCTTGTTGACCAAGAAGCATGTCGTGGTTGGCGTTACTGTATGACAGGTTGTCCGTACAAAAAAGTATACTTCAACTGGAAAACGAATAAAGCGGAAAAATGTACGTTCTGTTTCCCACGTGTTGAAGCGGGGATTCCGACAGTATGTTCAGAGACATGTACAGGCCGTATGCGTTATTTAGGTGTGTTACTTTATGATGCAGATCGTGTGCAAGAAGCTGCATCAGCTGAAAACGAACAAGACTTGTATGAAAAGCAACTCGACTTGTTTTTAAATCCATTTGACGAAGCTGTCATTGAACAAGCAGAAAAAGACGGTATATCTCAAGAATGGATCGAAGCAGCGCAAAATTCACCGATTTATAAATTAGCGATTGAGTATAAACTTGCATTCCCACTGCATCCAGAATATCGTACGATGCCAATGGTATGGTATTGTCCACCGTTAAGTCCGATTATGAACTACTTTGAAGGACAAAACGCAGGTCACAATCCAGATGCGATATTCCCAGCAATTGAAGAGATGCGTTTACCGATTCAATATTTAGCAGAACTCTTTACAGCTGG from Staphylococcus sp. MI 10-1553 carries:
- a CDS encoding nitrate reductase subunit alpha encodes the protein MAKFGMQFFKPTEKFNGNWSVLEHKSREWEKMYRERWSHDKVVRTTHGVNCTGSCSWKVFVKNGVITWENQQIDYPSCGPDMPEFEPRGCPRGASFSWYEYSPLRIKYPYVRGKLWDLWTAALEEHQDPIKAWASIVEDEEKAKIYKSARGKGGHVRTNWKDVSQLISAQLIYTIKKDGPDRIAGFTPIPAMSMISYAAGARFISLLGGEMLSFYDWYADLPPASPQIWGEQTDVPESSDWYNSSYIMMWGSNVPLTRTPDAHFMTEVRYKGAKVVSVAPDYAENVKFADNWLAPNPGTDAAIAQAMTHVILQKFYEDEPSEMFINYAKQYSDMPFILRLDQDDNGFKAGRFLRSSDLGQTSENSEWKPMIIDRLTDSLQVPNGTMGQRWEEGKQWNLKLENEAGEKIDPAMTVVDGDYELVTMQFPYFDNDGNGVFKRVIPVRHVTLADGETAYVTTVYDLMASQYGVKRFNHELEAKGFDDATSFYTPAWQEKITGVKASTVTQVAMEFAQNAIDTGGRSMIIMGAGINHWFNSDTIYRSILNLVILCGCQGVNGGGWAHYVGQEKCRPIEGWSTIAFAKDWQGPPRLQNGTSWFYFATDQWKYEESGVDRLASPLAENIQLQHPADYNVLAARNGWLPSYPQFDRNSLLWGEEARDAGEFTNEAILNRAVDDVKSRRTRFAVENPDLRKNHPKSLFVWRSNLISSSAKGQEYFMKHLLGTKSALMAEPNETDKPSEIEWGEDTVGKLDLLVSLDFRMTATPLYSDIVLPAATWYEKHDISSTDMHPFVHPFNPAIDPLWESRSDWDIFKTLSRTFSDMARVHLTGTYKDVVTAPLAHDSKQEISLAYGEVKDWTKGEVEAVPGKTMPAFAIVDRTYTDVYDKFISVGPLLENGKVGAHGVSFSVKDQYDELRSMVGTWEDDTVKNNKPRIDTARKVADVILNVSSATNGRVSQKSYEDLEAQTGMPLKDISSERASEKISFLNITSQPREVIPTAVFPGSNKQGRRYSPFTTNIERLVPFRTLTGRQSFYIDHEVFQQFGEALPVYKPTLPPMVFGTKDKPVKGGVDALVLRYLTPHGKWNIHSTYQDNQHMLTLFRGGPTVWISNEDAAAHDIQDNDWLEVYNRNGVVTARAVVSHRMPRGTMFMYHAQDKHIETPGSDISGTRGGSHNAPTRIHLKPTQLMGGYAQISYSFNYYGPIGNQRDVYVAVRKMKEVDWLED
- a CDS encoding ADP-ribosyltransferase — protein: MSTSLARDPHQSFGGRKAILLKINAPKGTKVLNVLVCKWRL
- the narH gene encoding nitrate reductase subunit beta → MKIKAQVAMVLNLDKCIGCHTCSVTCKSTWTNRPGAEYMWFNNVETKPGIGYPKRWEDQETYKGGWVLNKKGKLELKSGTRLNKIALGKIFYNPDMPVIQDYYEPWTYNYEHLTKAKPSKHTPVAKAHSVMTGQRMDLDWGPNWEDDLAGGHMTGPQDPNIQKIEEEIKFNFDQTFMMYLPRLCEHCLNPSCVASCPSGAMYKRDEDGIVLVDQEACRGWRYCMTGCPYKKVYFNWKTNKAEKCTFCFPRVEAGIPTVCSETCTGRMRYLGVLLYDADRVQEAASAENEQDLYEKQLDLFLNPFDEAVIEQAEKDGISQEWIEAAQNSPIYKLAIEYKLAFPLHPEYRTMPMVWYCPPLSPIMNYFEGQNAGHNPDAIFPAIEEMRLPIQYLAELFTAGDTVVVKGSLQRMAMMRSYMRAQNTGREFDMSRLARVGLTERQAKDMYRLLAIAKHEDRFVIPTSHKEQYMDTYTAQGSQGYGGEHFGANCDGCGVPVGTGGKTGQEMYNERFYGGIFRD
- the argS gene encoding arginine--tRNA ligase, translating into MFKKSIAKDLSEILKGQMTFEEIYNILEHPTNENYGEYSFPTFQLAKIYKKSPNLIANSIKGKFDNEYIHKAEVVNGFLNFFLDRQSSSQKIIECFNENALKNNKLLSAEKIVIDYSSPNIAKPFSMGHLRATVIGDSIAKILEANGAKVIRINHLGDWGTQFGKLIVAYKKWGEQKRVENNPILELFHLYTKFHEISKDNPHIDLEAREAFKLLESGHSEYEHLWSWFRNVSMESFNALYKLLDINFDYIQGESFYNERLKETIKLLEERELLTRDDGAYIVDLDDLPPALIKKRDGASLYITRDLSAVLYRIETFNPTRILYVVGQEQSIHFKQLDKLTRLLELTPVIEHIPFGLILKDGKKMSTRQGKVLLLEDIIAEVEEAVLRTLEKKKSNLRNKKEIAKEIAIASIKFHDLKNDRLSSYDLKIDEMLAFEGDTALYIMYTYARIQSILGRTKYSDDFKGDFQFEESMWPILKHLKSYNEVLELSAINYTPSSICRYSLQLCRLFNRYYNIERILESTNEKSKITLLKIVSKNIEDSMELLGINLVKEI